One genomic segment of Thermodesulfobacterium sp. TA1 includes these proteins:
- a CDS encoding ComEC/Rec2 family competence protein yields the protein MVRENVNCKRIFFPERNSILFILISGFILGLFLGFLGIPWFVALAGIIFYLIFTYIIYQERNCLKVVVFGVVFFLSLIFSQTFWEPRFDKSLQTKELESYVVIEKVEPYFEGYLVEAYHSEKGKIIFKTDGLVFVPGDECLLWLKPKVLKEYLLPFSLEKGLRLKTKGYEEELSLVKEKGWVCRSSESFSWERFRFKLFEFSERLNPTAKGLFQALVLGVETNLPEEFKERLKDQGLYHLLAISGFNLAVMFGLVYNLSFWLLRLTPVFRWEYPLQNLACFTALPAAFVIVVFSGFCPSAYRAFVFLVIYVLSRLFFRGTSGLMVLFLTAGLILLFQPYLIGNLSFQLSFLATLGLILGDRFYKFYLFSYITASSYENRWYYKILIWIVYSSFISGVVSVLLMPFIFSISGKFPVGTVLNNLLAGGFWSLVFIPGCILTAFISFVFPEIAVNLGNLIGKIFDLYTYLPFWEGFFTLSLPLNLFCCLWFIFIILGVIVWKLNSKKVFFSCLIFFFSTLGLVYFLFKNINYFVVLDVGRANAMIFKAKDKYLMVDTGPNFTVNGSFNWTKFYLEPTLRKLGVSLIEILIVSHPDLDHSGGFNTLKKDFLIKKAITGRFTQEDWQKVNLIYPLEEISVPQGFKIGDTEVYLFPGEESYEDLNRESLVVVVEHKGFTVFCPGDIDVERFYRLKEEGELFPVEVLVSPHHGSKKGINQEILTWLKPKVVLTSGRGPYHPHPEFKSLLEKQEIPHFSTSEEGTLYVFPKDDYFIICLEKTRRKDFGLRLFFPLVPYYVVTQSCKTFDYHKSWEIINP from the coding sequence TTGGTAAGAGAGAATGTAAATTGTAAAAGAATCTTTTTTCCTGAAAGAAATTCTATTTTGTTTATTCTTATCAGTGGTTTTATCTTAGGTCTTTTTTTAGGTTTTTTGGGGATTCCGTGGTTTGTAGCCCTGGCAGGGATAATCTTTTATTTAATCTTTACTTATATCATTTATCAAGAAAGAAATTGTTTAAAAGTAGTAGTTTTTGGGGTGGTTTTTTTTCTATCTTTGATTTTTAGCCAAACCTTTTGGGAACCTCGGTTTGATAAGTCTTTACAGACAAAAGAATTAGAGAGCTACGTGGTTATAGAAAAAGTAGAACCTTATTTTGAGGGTTATTTGGTTGAGGCCTATCATTCAGAAAAAGGAAAAATAATTTTTAAAACCGACGGGTTAGTTTTTGTTCCTGGAGATGAATGCCTTTTGTGGTTAAAACCTAAAGTTTTAAAGGAATACCTACTTCCCTTTTCTTTAGAAAAAGGTTTACGTCTAAAAACTAAAGGGTATGAAGAAGAATTATCTTTGGTAAAAGAAAAAGGCTGGGTTTGTAGGTCTTCGGAAAGTTTTAGCTGGGAAAGGTTTAGGTTTAAACTTTTTGAGTTTTCAGAAAGGCTTAATCCAACGGCAAAGGGTCTTTTTCAGGCTTTGGTTTTAGGGGTAGAAACCAATCTTCCAGAAGAATTTAAGGAAAGGTTAAAAGATCAAGGACTTTATCATCTTTTAGCCATCTCAGGTTTTAACTTAGCGGTAATGTTTGGATTAGTTTATAATTTGAGTTTTTGGTTGCTTCGTTTAACTCCGGTATTCAGGTGGGAATATCCTTTACAAAACTTAGCCTGTTTTACCGCCCTTCCAGCAGCCTTTGTTATTGTCGTTTTTTCAGGATTTTGTCCCTCAGCCTACCGAGCTTTTGTTTTTTTGGTGATTTATGTACTATCTCGTTTATTTTTTAGAGGGACCTCTGGATTGATGGTCCTTTTTCTTACGGCAGGTTTAATCCTTCTTTTTCAACCTTATCTGATAGGTAACCTCTCTTTTCAACTTTCCTTTCTTGCAACCTTAGGTCTTATTTTAGGAGATAGATTTTATAAATTTTATTTATTTTCATATATAACCGCTTCATCTTATGAGAATAGATGGTATTATAAAATTTTAATTTGGATAGTCTATTCTTCTTTTATTTCTGGGGTAGTAAGTGTATTGCTTATGCCTTTTATTTTTTCTATCAGTGGAAAATTTCCTGTAGGAACGGTTTTAAACAACTTATTGGCAGGTGGTTTTTGGAGTTTGGTTTTTATTCCTGGGTGTATTTTGACGGCTTTTATTTCTTTTGTTTTTCCAGAAATCGCTGTAAATCTCGGAAATTTAATAGGTAAAATTTTTGATTTATATACTTATCTACCTTTCTGGGAAGGATTTTTTACTTTAAGTCTGCCTTTAAACCTTTTTTGTTGTTTATGGTTTATTTTTATCATTTTAGGAGTTATTGTTTGGAAATTAAACTCTAAAAAGGTTTTTTTTAGCTGTTTAATCTTCTTTTTCTCAACATTAGGTTTAGTTTATTTTTTGTTTAAAAACATAAACTATTTTGTGGTTTTAGACGTAGGTAGAGCCAATGCGATGATTTTTAAGGCTAAAGACAAATATCTTATGGTAGATACTGGTCCTAATTTTACTGTAAACGGTAGTTTCAACTGGACAAAGTTTTATTTAGAGCCTACTTTAAGAAAACTCGGGGTATCATTGATAGAAATTTTGATAGTTTCTCATCCTGACCTTGACCACAGCGGAGGCTTTAACACTCTTAAAAAAGATTTTTTAATAAAAAAAGCGATAACCGGAAGATTTACGCAAGAAGACTGGCAAAAGGTAAACCTTATTTATCCTTTAGAGGAAATATCGGTTCCTCAGGGTTTTAAAATAGGAGATACAGAGGTTTATCTTTTTCCTGGAGAGGAGTCATATGAGGACCTAAACCGAGAAAGTTTGGTAGTAGTTGTGGAACATAAAGGGTTTACGGTGTTTTGTCCTGGAGACATAGACGTAGAAAGGTTTTATAGATTAAAAGAAGAAGGTGAACTTTTCCCGGTTGAGGTTCTTGTTTCTCCTCATCATGGTTCTAAAAAGGGTATAAATCAGGAGATTTTGACTTGGTTAAAGCCTAAAGTAGTTTTAACTTCAGGGAGAGGGCCTTATCATCCCCATCCAGAGTTTAAATCTTTGCTTGAGAAACAAGAGATCCCCCATTTTTCTACTTCTGAAGAAGGTACCCTTTATGTTTTTCCAAAAGATGATTATTTTATAATATGTTTAGAAAAAACAAGGAGAAAAGATTTTGGGCTTAGGCTGTTTTTTCCTTTGGTGCCTTATTATGTGGTTACTCAATCTTGTAAAACCTTTGATTATCATAAAAGTTGGGAGATAATTAATCCATAG
- a CDS encoding YggS family pyridoxal phosphate-dependent enzyme → MQDLKELLKKNYENILTKLQKACLKVGRPLDEVRVLAASKGQSIEKIRTAYELGIKLFGENYVQEGEAKIKELSSLEIEWHFIGRLQTNKVKKALGLFSVLHTLDRYELAKELQKQADKLNKVVPVLIEINIGKEPTKAGIKKEEVEEFLEKILGFKRIKIIGLMCLPPYKEKLEEVRPYFIEMRKIFDSLKPYLGEDFKELSMGTSHDYPVAIEEGATIIRIGEALFGKRECKL, encoded by the coding sequence ATGCAAGATTTAAAAGAACTTTTAAAAAAAAATTACGAAAATATATTAACCAAACTACAAAAGGCTTGTTTAAAGGTTGGTAGACCGTTAGATGAAGTTAGAGTATTGGCTGCCTCTAAAGGTCAGAGTATAGAAAAAATAAGAACAGCTTATGAACTTGGAATTAAGCTTTTTGGGGAAAACTATGTTCAGGAAGGTGAGGCTAAAATAAAAGAACTTTCATCCTTAGAGATAGAGTGGCATTTTATAGGAAGACTTCAGACCAACAAAGTTAAAAAGGCTTTAGGTCTTTTTTCGGTTTTACACACCTTAGATCGTTATGAATTGGCGAAAGAACTACAAAAACAAGCTGATAAACTAAACAAGGTAGTCCCTGTGTTAATCGAAATAAACATAGGAAAAGAACCAACCAAAGCTGGGATTAAGAAAGAAGAAGTGGAAGAATTTTTAGAAAAGATTTTAGGATTTAAACGAATAAAAATCATTGGCCTTATGTGCTTGCCTCCTTATAAAGAAAAGCTCGAAGAAGTAAGACCGTATTTCATAGAGATGAGAAAAATTTTTGATAGTTTAAAACCTTATTTAGGGGAAGATTTTAAAGAGCTTTCTATGGGCACAAGCCATGATTATCCTGTAGCCATAGAAGAAGGTGCAACCATCATCAGAATAGGAGAAGCTCTCTTTGGTAAGAGAGAATGTAAATTGTAA
- a CDS encoding 5-formyltetrahydrofolate cyclo-ligase, translated as MQKSKIRRLIFSLRKSYNLEILQKLSLTICEYIENLLFYQQTEKIVYYYPKNGEVSLVFLMGKDLINKKVYLPKTWVQEKNLTFHQIYSFSDLRPGPFGLLEPPVEHPKIELEKIELIFVPGVAFDLTGGRIGYGGGFYDRVLSKVKGLKIGVAFSFQIFDKLPLEIHDCKVDILVTEKGVIRCKI; from the coding sequence TTGCAAAAGTCAAAAATTCGTCGTTTAATTTTTTCACTTCGAAAGTCTTATAATTTAGAGATTTTACAAAAGTTAAGCCTAACTATTTGTGAATACATAGAAAATTTACTTTTTTATCAACAGACTGAAAAAATAGTCTATTATTATCCAAAAAACGGAGAGGTTTCTCTGGTCTTTTTGATGGGAAAAGATTTAATAAATAAAAAAGTTTATTTACCCAAAACTTGGGTTCAAGAAAAAAATTTAACCTTTCATCAAATCTATAGTTTTTCTGACTTGAGACCAGGTCCCTTTGGTTTATTAGAGCCACCGGTTGAACATCCTAAGATAGAGTTAGAGAAAATAGAGTTAATTTTTGTTCCTGGGGTAGCCTTTGATTTAACCGGAGGGAGGATAGGTTATGGTGGAGGTTTTTATGATCGGGTTTTATCTAAAGTAAAAGGATTAAAGATAGGGGTAGCCTTTTCTTTTCAGATATTTGATAAACTTCCTTTAGAAATTCATGACTGTAAAGTAGATATTTTGGTTACAGAAAAGGGGGTAATTCGATGCAAGATTTAA
- a CDS encoding F0F1 ATP synthase subunit epsilon: protein MAKILLEIITPDRVVVSEEVDIVTAPGVAGEFGVLANHAPMVAAVKIGPLRYRVGDKEEWVAISGGFCEVFQNKITFLVESAEKAYEIDVERALKAKERAEKRIQQYMAQAEKIDYARARAALQRALTRLLVAEKGKTGVPR from the coding sequence ATGGCTAAGATTTTACTTGAAATAATAACCCCAGATAGGGTAGTAGTAAGTGAAGAGGTAGACATAGTTACTGCCCCAGGAGTTGCTGGAGAATTTGGCGTTTTAGCCAACCACGCTCCTATGGTGGCAGCGGTTAAGATCGGTCCTCTTCGCTACCGTGTTGGAGATAAAGAGGAGTGGGTGGCTATAAGCGGAGGTTTTTGCGAGGTATTTCAGAACAAAATAACTTTTTTAGTAGAATCAGCAGAAAAAGCTTATGAAATAGACGTAGAAAGGGCTTTAAAAGCAAAAGAAAGGGCAGAAAAGAGAATACAACAGTATATGGCCCAAGCAGAAAAGATAGATTATGCAAGGGCAAGGGCTGCCCTCCAGAGGGCTTTAACCAGGCTTTTAGTCGCAGAAAAAGGAAAAACTGGCGTTCCAAGATAA
- the atpD gene encoding F0F1 ATP synthase subunit beta — translation MADKVMGKIVQVMGPVVDVEFPPGQVPKLLDALKVTNPAIDDREWNLVLEVAQQLGDNVVRCIAMDTTDGLRRGQDVWATGEPIKVPVGKATLGRIMNVVGEPVDEAGPINADKYYPIHRPAPALTEQDVTIKVLETGVKVFDLLIPFPRGGKMGTFGGAGVGKTVVMMEMIHNIAMEHGGISVFCGVGERTREGNDLYLEMKHSGVIDKAALVYGQMNEPPGARARVGLTGVTVAEYFRDEEGQDVLLFIDNIFRFTQAGSEVSAILGRIPSAVGYQPTLATDLGALQERITSTSKGSITSVQCVYVPADDLTDPAPATTFAHLDGTVVLSRQIAELGIYPAVDPLDSQSRILDPNVLGWEHYTVARQVQQVLQRYKDLQDIIAILGVEELSEEDKIIVARARKIQRFLSQPFHVAEQFTGTPGRYVKLEDTIRGFKEILEGKHDDLPEQAFYMVGTIEEAVEKGKKLLEG, via the coding sequence ATGGCTGACAAAGTAATGGGAAAGATAGTTCAGGTTATGGGTCCAGTTGTAGACGTTGAGTTCCCTCCGGGACAGGTTCCTAAACTGCTTGATGCGTTAAAGGTGACCAATCCAGCTATAGATGATAGAGAGTGGAACTTAGTTTTAGAGGTAGCTCAACAGTTAGGAGATAATGTAGTACGTTGTATCGCTATGGATACTACAGACGGATTGAGAAGAGGTCAAGATGTTTGGGCAACAGGGGAGCCTATTAAAGTACCTGTAGGTAAGGCGACCCTTGGAAGAATTATGAATGTGGTAGGAGAGCCTGTGGATGAGGCTGGTCCGATTAATGCTGATAAATATTATCCTATCCACAGACCAGCTCCGGCTTTAACTGAACAGGATGTTACCATCAAGGTCTTAGAAACAGGGGTTAAGGTTTTTGACCTTCTTATTCCCTTTCCTCGTGGTGGAAAGATGGGAACCTTTGGTGGAGCAGGGGTAGGCAAGACCGTCGTTATGATGGAAATGATCCATAACATTGCCATGGAGCATGGTGGTATTTCTGTTTTCTGTGGAGTTGGAGAGAGGACCCGTGAAGGTAATGACCTTTACTTAGAGATGAAACACTCTGGGGTTATTGATAAAGCGGCGCTGGTCTATGGTCAGATGAACGAACCTCCAGGAGCTCGTGCAAGAGTTGGTCTTACTGGAGTTACTGTAGCTGAGTATTTTAGAGATGAAGAAGGTCAGGACGTGCTTTTATTCATAGACAACATCTTCCGTTTTACTCAGGCAGGTTCTGAGGTTTCTGCTATTCTTGGAAGAATTCCTTCTGCGGTGGGTTATCAACCTACTTTGGCTACAGACTTGGGTGCTTTACAAGAAAGAATTACCTCTACCAGTAAAGGTTCTATTACGTCTGTGCAGTGTGTTTATGTGCCTGCAGACGACTTGACAGACCCAGCTCCAGCTACTACCTTTGCTCACCTTGACGGTACAGTGGTTTTATCCAGACAGATTGCAGAGCTTGGTATTTATCCTGCCGTTGACCCGTTGGATTCTCAATCTCGTATTCTTGACCCCAACGTTTTAGGTTGGGAACATTATACCGTTGCTCGTCAGGTGCAACAGGTATTACAGAGATATAAAGACCTTCAGGATATTATCGCCATTCTTGGTGTAGAGGAACTTTCTGAAGAAGACAAGATCATCGTTGCCCGTGCAAGAAAGATCCAAAGGTTCCTTTCTCAGCCCTTCCATGTAGCTGAACAGTTTACAGGTACTCCTGGAAGGTATGTAAAACTTGAAGATACCATCAGAGGATTTAAAGAAATCTTAGAAGGAAAACATGACGACTTGCCAGAACAGGCTTTTTACATGGTTGGAACCATAGAAGAGGCAGTAGAAAAAGGTAAGAAGTTATTGGAGGGCTAA
- the atpG gene encoding ATP synthase F1 subunit gamma, with product MPNLRDIRKKIDAVKKIGQITKAMNMVASAKLRSIQRRLEGFRPYKNKFEEVIGNLISSGGINPQKIELLQVREVKKVGIILVSADRGLCGAFNSMLIKETEKAISKFKKEGKEVELICVGRKGASYFAKRATIKEAYTDVMGKVLIQDARKIARSAMRAYLNGEWDEVYIVYGYFVNLIKQIPKVEKLLPLSFEPKETEEPKKMTYSYIYEPEEEELLPEILPLYVNTVVFAAMLETAVSEQAARMTAMDNANRACGDMVRQLTLLFNKTRQASITKELMDIVGGAEAIKKG from the coding sequence ATGCCTAATTTAAGAGATATTAGAAAAAAGATAGATGCGGTAAAGAAGATAGGTCAGATTACCAAGGCCATGAATATGGTGGCCTCTGCTAAGCTTCGTTCTATCCAAAGGAGATTGGAAGGTTTTAGACCTTACAAAAACAAATTTGAAGAAGTTATCGGTAATCTTATTAGTTCTGGCGGTATAAATCCCCAGAAGATAGAATTACTTCAGGTAAGAGAGGTAAAGAAGGTTGGTATTATTTTAGTTTCTGCAGATAGAGGCCTTTGTGGTGCTTTTAACTCTATGTTAATAAAAGAAACAGAAAAGGCTATATCTAAGTTTAAAAAAGAGGGAAAAGAGGTAGAGTTAATTTGTGTAGGTAGAAAGGGTGCTAGTTATTTTGCTAAAAGAGCAACTATTAAAGAAGCTTATACAGATGTGATGGGTAAGGTTCTTATCCAAGATGCTAGAAAGATAGCTCGTTCAGCGATGAGAGCCTACTTAAACGGAGAATGGGATGAAGTTTATATTGTGTATGGTTATTTTGTAAACCTTATAAAACAAATTCCTAAGGTAGAAAAACTTTTGCCTTTAAGCTTTGAACCTAAAGAAACAGAAGAACCTAAGAAAATGACTTATTCTTATATTTATGAACCTGAAGAGGAAGAACTTTTACCTGAAATCTTACCTCTTTATGTAAACACCGTTGTGTTTGCTGCTATGCTTGAGACAGCTGTTAGTGAACAGGCAGCTCGTATGACTGCTATGGATAATGCTAACAGGGCTTGTGGAGATATGGTGAGACAGTTAACCCTGCTTTTCAACAAAACAAGGCAAGCCTCTATTACTAAAGAATTGATGGATATAGTTGGTGGTGCTGAAGCTATCAAAAAAGGTTAA
- the atpA gene encoding F0F1 ATP synthase subunit alpha produces MQGIRVEEISDLIKKRIEEYEKKIDLNEMGVVISVGDGVARAFGLRNCQAMELIEFVEAGEMGIALNLEFDNVGIPIMGDATKIKEGQTVKRTGRIAEVPVGEAVIGRVIDPLGRPLDGKGPIQAKEFRRIEVKAPGIIKRKPVHEPMYTGIKAIDAMTPVGRGQRELIIGDRQTGKTAIAIDAILAQKNSDIYCIYVAVGQKKSNIAQIVEVLRRYGAMEYTTIVVAAASDPATLQYIAPYSGCAIGEYFRDTGRHALIIYDDLSKQANAYREVSLLLRRPPGREAYPGDIFYNHSRLLERAAKLHDNYGAGSLTALPIIETLQGDVSAYIPTNVISITDGQIYLEPGLFFAGIRPAINVGLSVSRVGGAAQIKAMKQVAGRLRLELAQYRELAAFAQFGSELDKATQRVLHRGARLVEILKQPQYQPLPVEKEVCILFAGTRGFLDEMPLEVLGQYEKELYEFIESKYPEIYKEIREKKEISPELEQKMTQAFKEFNELFKKNNNIEPVPVP; encoded by the coding sequence ATGCAGGGGATAAGGGTAGAAGAGATTAGCGATTTAATCAAAAAAAGGATTGAGGAGTACGAGAAAAAGATAGACTTAAACGAGATGGGTGTAGTTATCTCGGTGGGTGACGGTGTTGCCCGTGCCTTTGGTTTGAGAAATTGTCAAGCTATGGAGCTTATCGAGTTTGTAGAAGCAGGAGAAATGGGAATTGCGTTGAACTTGGAGTTTGACAACGTGGGTATCCCTATTATGGGTGATGCTACCAAGATTAAAGAGGGTCAAACGGTAAAAAGAACGGGAAGGATTGCTGAGGTTCCGGTAGGAGAGGCTGTTATTGGAAGGGTTATAGACCCCTTAGGAAGACCTCTTGACGGAAAAGGTCCTATCCAAGCTAAGGAGTTCAGAAGAATAGAGGTAAAAGCCCCTGGTATCATTAAAAGAAAACCTGTTCATGAGCCTATGTACACCGGTATTAAGGCTATTGATGCTATGACTCCTGTCGGAAGAGGACAGAGAGAGCTTATTATTGGTGATAGACAAACTGGAAAAACTGCCATTGCTATAGATGCTATTTTAGCTCAGAAAAATTCAGACATTTATTGTATCTATGTAGCAGTGGGACAGAAAAAGTCGAACATAGCTCAGATAGTAGAAGTTTTGCGTAGATACGGGGCTATGGAATATACCACCATCGTAGTAGCGGCAGCATCTGACCCAGCTACTTTGCAGTATATTGCTCCTTATTCTGGATGTGCTATCGGTGAATACTTTAGAGATACGGGTAGACATGCTTTGATTATATATGATGACCTTTCTAAACAGGCTAATGCCTACCGTGAAGTGTCCCTTCTTTTGAGAAGACCTCCTGGACGTGAGGCATATCCTGGTGACATCTTTTATAACCATTCAAGACTTTTGGAAAGAGCGGCTAAACTCCATGATAATTATGGTGCCGGGTCTTTGACTGCATTACCTATTATTGAAACTTTGCAGGGAGACGTTTCTGCCTATATTCCTACCAACGTTATTTCTATTACTGACGGGCAGATTTATTTGGAGCCTGGTTTGTTCTTTGCCGGTATTCGTCCAGCTATTAACGTAGGTCTTTCTGTTTCTCGAGTTGGAGGTGCAGCTCAGATTAAAGCTATGAAGCAGGTAGCTGGAAGGTTAAGGCTTGAACTTGCTCAGTACAGAGAATTGGCGGCTTTTGCGCAGTTCGGTTCAGAGCTCGATAAGGCTACTCAGAGGGTTCTTCATAGGGGTGCCCGTTTGGTAGAAATTTTGAAACAACCTCAGTATCAACCTCTTCCGGTAGAAAAGGAGGTATGTATCCTTTTTGCTGGAACAAGAGGGTTTTTAGATGAGATGCCTTTAGAAGTTTTAGGCCAGTATGAGAAAGAATTGTACGAGTTTATCGAGAGTAAATATCCTGAGATTTATAAAGAAATAAGGGAGAAAAAAGAAATTTCTCCTGAATTAGAGCAAAAGATGACTCAAGCGTTCAAAGAATTTAACGAACTTTTTAAGAAAAATAATAATATTGAACCTGTGCCTGTTCCATAA
- the atpH gene encoding ATP synthase F1 subunit delta has translation MKGIVIALKYAKGFFAAAKELGKTKEFGEQLGKIKELLDSMPEVLQALQSPIYPPDLKMEVVEELLKALQVDPEVERFLRLLVEKRRIQLIGEIFTLYQSLLDEELGVARGEVYTSYPLSEEEVKELQEVLKGFLKKEVILEPKLDESILGGVKVKIGDLVLDSTIKTQLEKFKEIIKGEVL, from the coding sequence TTGAAAGGAATAGTCATAGCCCTAAAGTATGCTAAAGGTTTTTTTGCGGCAGCTAAAGAATTAGGTAAAACTAAGGAGTTTGGGGAGCAGCTCGGTAAAATTAAGGAGTTGCTCGACTCGATGCCTGAGGTTTTGCAAGCCTTGCAAAGCCCTATTTATCCACCTGATTTAAAAATGGAGGTGGTAGAGGAGCTTTTAAAGGCCCTTCAGGTTGACCCTGAAGTGGAAAGGTTTTTGAGGTTGTTGGTAGAAAAAAGAAGGATACAGTTGATAGGAGAAATATTTACCCTCTATCAAAGCCTGCTTGATGAGGAATTAGGGGTGGCAAGAGGAGAGGTTTATACTTCTTATCCTCTAAGTGAAGAAGAGGTTAAAGAGTTGCAAGAAGTTTTAAAAGGCTTTCTGAAAAAAGAGGTTATTTTGGAGCCTAAGTTAGACGAAAGTATTTTGGGTGGTGTGAAGGTAAAGATAGGTGATTTGGTTTTAGATAGCACTATTAAAACTCAGTTGGAAAAATTTAAAGAAATCATAAAAGGAGAGGTGCTGTGA
- the atpF gene encoding F0F1 ATP synthase subunit B gives MIKERKMILFGLTVLLFGAELVWAAGGAEGGSHGVTPTQLKNLFWFTLNFIALVIILYKFARKPVVSMFKSRQENILRQYNELLEKKKEAEAKYLELQEKVKNLEKEAQAIYENYVAQGLKEKERIIEEANLQAERIKQQAELYIQQEIEKTKNILREEVAEAAVKLAEELLKKNITEEDQRKIYKEFINEIKGRVVH, from the coding sequence ATGATAAAGGAGAGAAAAATGATTTTATTTGGTTTAACTGTTTTGTTGTTTGGTGCTGAATTGGTTTGGGCTGCTGGTGGGGCAGAAGGTGGTTCTCATGGAGTAACCCCTACCCAGTTAAAGAATCTTTTTTGGTTTACTTTAAACTTTATAGCCTTGGTAATTATTCTTTATAAGTTTGCCAGGAAGCCTGTAGTGAGTATGTTTAAATCTCGGCAAGAAAACATATTGCGCCAATATAATGAACTTTTAGAAAAGAAAAAGGAAGCAGAGGCTAAATACTTAGAGCTCCAGGAAAAGGTTAAAAACTTAGAAAAAGAGGCTCAGGCTATCTACGAAAATTATGTAGCCCAGGGGTTAAAAGAAAAGGAAAGAATTATTGAAGAGGCTAACCTTCAGGCAGAGAGGATTAAGCAACAGGCAGAACTTTACATTCAGCAAGAGATAGAAAAGACTAAAAACATATTGAGAGAGGAAGTTGCGGAGGCTGCAGTTAAATTAGCTGAAGAACTTTTAAAGAAGAATATTACTGAAGAAGATCAGAGAAAAATTTATAAAGAATTTATAAACGAAATTAAAGGGAGGGTGGTTCATTGA
- a CDS encoding FtsW/RodA/SpoVE family cell cycle protein: MQVKEDNYQEAVRRNLKGFLVVLALFFLGNVHQFFIAESLGFFIKNLLWHIVGLFLFFFLVFFTDYKKISFQMVWYAYWGLNFLLLVMLIFHKRWLNLGFISIQPSEFIKFILVLLISLYLSREPNEVISTKKFFKLVGLIVLPLILILPMDLDYAFIMGVMFFSWLLFIGIPKRILGLLLVCAFVFSIIAVPIGWQKLKPHQKGRIYGYLDPEKYAKTWGYQLNQSLIAIGSGGLTGQKFYKGWSTRLGYLPAKHTDLAFAVWAETWGLLGVSVFLALYGYLVYFGICVSQFTKDWFGKYLSLGISLILLWQLFFNIGGCSGLLPMTSIPVPFLSYGGSITISVYILLYLLFNVAIKKYFFK, from the coding sequence ATGCAAGTGAAGGAAGATAACTATCAAGAGGCAGTAAGAAGAAATTTAAAAGGTTTTTTAGTGGTTTTAGCTTTGTTTTTTTTAGGGAATGTTCATCAGTTTTTTATTGCTGAAAGCTTAGGATTTTTTATAAAAAATTTGTTATGGCACATTGTAGGTCTTTTCCTCTTCTTTTTTTTGGTTTTTTTTACAGATTATAAAAAAATCTCTTTTCAGATGGTATGGTATGCCTATTGGGGTTTAAACTTTTTGTTGCTGGTCATGCTAATTTTTCATAAAAGATGGCTTAATTTAGGTTTTATCTCCATCCAGCCTTCAGAATTTATAAAATTTATTTTAGTTTTGTTGATAAGCCTTTATCTTAGCCGAGAACCTAACGAAGTGATTTCTACTAAGAAATTTTTTAAACTAGTCGGTCTTATTGTTTTACCTTTAATTTTAATCCTTCCTATGGACTTGGACTATGCCTTTATCATGGGGGTTATGTTTTTTTCTTGGTTGCTTTTTATAGGAATCCCTAAGAGGATTTTAGGGTTGCTTTTAGTGTGCGCGTTTGTTTTTTCTATAATAGCCGTTCCTATAGGATGGCAAAAGCTAAAGCCACATCAGAAAGGAAGGATTTATGGGTATCTTGACCCTGAAAAATATGCGAAAACCTGGGGTTATCAGTTGAACCAATCGCTTATCGCCATAGGTTCTGGTGGTTTGACAGGGCAAAAGTTTTATAAAGGTTGGTCTACTCGCTTGGGATACTTACCTGCTAAACATACTGATCTGGCCTTTGCTGTTTGGGCAGAAACTTGGGGGTTGTTAGGAGTTTCGGTTTTTTTAGCTCTTTACGGGTATTTAGTTTATTTTGGAATTTGTGTTTCTCAGTTTACCAAAGATTGGTTTGGAAAATATTTAAGTTTAGGTATAAGCTTGATTTTACTTTGGCAACTATTTTTTAACATAGGTGGTTGTTCAGGTTTATTACCTATGACCAGTATCCCTGTACCTTTTTTAAGTTATGGCGGATCTATCACGATTTCGGTTTATATTTTACTGTATTTGCTATTTAACGTGGCCATAAAAAAGTATTTCTTTAAATAA